Proteins encoded by one window of Pseudonocardia sp. HH130629-09:
- a CDS encoding lipopolysaccharide biosynthesis protein, giving the protein MPRSEPSGRPPEAGSSDSLALTLTSVFNSVAGLLGFLIAAWVMPQEEVGRATEFVSAMQLIGGAAQLNLGIGIMRWLPGAGRKSVRLVFGSLLLIMPLSGLAGLVYGLLVPRVALVAAGEGPFGFGLLLLVLGCAGWGVFVVHDFVMVAVGRPWLAVWRSGTFAVARIGLLAALGAGLASQGMVLSWVIPVVVWIGAGTIVLWFLVRRFAATGGPGTLPSRATMAGFLAPTAVAQLGAVLLYNQIPLLANFRMGNTIGAVFFIAWQATVVVDTAAVFFTNSLAVQTAREPHRAVELARHTRRRMLVLFIPLLVLGAALGWPVLRVLGPGYTVGAPIIAALMVGVLFRLVVVFELARRQAGGDGVGYARLSLLNCGLVVAIAALTPLPDPATTYPALVMLPFVLGYVAVQAVFAAVLTVTERRRPLHGSSPRSPQ; this is encoded by the coding sequence GTGCCTCGTTCCGAGCCGTCGGGTCGTCCGCCGGAGGCTGGGTCGAGCGACTCGCTGGCCCTGACGTTGACCTCGGTGTTCAACTCCGTCGCCGGTCTGCTGGGGTTCCTGATCGCGGCATGGGTGATGCCGCAGGAGGAGGTCGGGCGGGCGACGGAGTTCGTCTCGGCCATGCAGCTGATCGGCGGCGCGGCCCAGCTCAACCTCGGCATCGGCATCATGAGGTGGCTGCCAGGGGCGGGTCGGAAGTCCGTGCGGCTGGTGTTCGGCAGCCTGTTGCTGATCATGCCGTTGTCCGGTCTGGCCGGTCTGGTCTACGGGCTGCTCGTCCCGCGAGTGGCGTTGGTCGCCGCCGGCGAGGGTCCCTTCGGGTTCGGTCTGTTGCTGCTGGTGCTCGGCTGCGCCGGGTGGGGTGTGTTCGTGGTGCACGACTTCGTCATGGTCGCCGTCGGCCGGCCCTGGCTGGCGGTGTGGCGCAGCGGGACCTTCGCCGTCGCCCGGATCGGCCTGCTCGCCGCGCTCGGCGCGGGCCTGGCGTCGCAGGGCATGGTGCTGTCGTGGGTGATCCCGGTCGTGGTGTGGATCGGGGCCGGCACGATCGTGCTGTGGTTCCTGGTCCGCCGGTTCGCCGCCACGGGCGGACCCGGCACTCTCCCCAGCCGGGCCACCATGGCGGGGTTCCTCGCTCCGACCGCCGTCGCCCAGCTCGGGGCGGTGCTGCTCTACAACCAGATCCCGCTGCTGGCGAACTTCCGGATGGGCAACACCATCGGCGCGGTCTTCTTCATCGCCTGGCAGGCCACCGTCGTCGTCGACACCGCCGCGGTGTTCTTCACGAACTCCCTCGCCGTGCAGACCGCGCGCGAACCCCACCGCGCCGTCGAGCTCGCCCGCCACACGCGGCGCCGCATGCTGGTGCTGTTCATCCCGCTCCTCGTCCTGGGTGCGGCCCTGGGCTGGCCGGTGCTGCGGGTCCTGGGGCCCGGCTACACCGTCGGCGCTCCGATCATCGCCGCGCTCATGGTCGGTGTGCTGTTCCGGCTCGTCGTGGTGTTCGAGCTGGCCCGCCGCCAGGCCGGCGGCGACGGCGTCGGCTACGCCCGCCTGTCACTGCTCAACTGCGGTCTGGTCGTCGCGATCGCCGCGCTCACCCCGTTGCCCGACCCGGCGACGACATATCCCGCGTTGGTCATGCTGCCGTTCGTCCTCGGCTACGTCGCCGTCCAGGCCGTCTTCGCCGCCGTCCTGACCGTCACCGAACGTAGACGTCCCTTGCACGGTTCGTCGCCGCGATCACCTCAATAG
- a CDS encoding IS701 family transposase — MEEDLEAWAGGLDGLFGLVAGRFFRTEPRRRARAYVRGLLAPLAGKNGWTLAEVAGDTTPDGMQRLLNSAAWDADGVRDDLRDYVTEHLGEPGGVLIVDETGFLKKGAKSAGVQRQYSGTAGRVENCQLGVFCAYASGRGRTLIDRELYLPRSWTGDRERCRAAAVPDEVEFATKTVLAKQMLGRALDAGVPASWVAADEAYGQDYKFRSWCEKRRIGYVVAVPRSQSIPLSLEADIAGLAGSRRADDLVARAPEQAWKRRSAGDGAKGERLYDWAVASLSPPPEAPAGWGRWLLVRRQILTDTQIAAGDEPELAYYLCAGPPGTSDDDLIRVAGARWAIEECFQTAKNEVGLDQYQVRRYDAWYRHITLAMLAHAYLSVTAAIAPKDLAAGSSRSPSPRSDVSWHL, encoded by the coding sequence GTGGAGGAGGACCTAGAGGCGTGGGCCGGCGGCCTGGACGGGTTGTTCGGGCTGGTGGCGGGGCGGTTCTTCCGGACGGAGCCGCGGCGTCGGGCGCGGGCGTATGTGCGTGGATTGTTGGCGCCGTTGGCCGGGAAGAACGGGTGGACGCTGGCCGAGGTCGCCGGTGACACGACGCCGGACGGGATGCAGCGGCTGCTCAACTCGGCGGCTTGGGACGCCGACGGGGTCCGCGACGACCTGCGGGACTACGTCACAGAACACCTCGGCGAGCCCGGCGGGGTGCTGATCGTCGACGAGACCGGGTTCCTGAAGAAGGGGGCCAAGTCGGCCGGGGTGCAGCGCCAGTACTCCGGCACTGCGGGCCGGGTGGAGAACTGCCAGCTCGGGGTGTTCTGCGCCTATGCCAGCGGCAGGGGCCGCACGTTGATCGATCGTGAGCTTTACCTGCCCAGGTCGTGGACCGGTGATCGGGAACGTTGCCGGGCTGCGGCGGTGCCCGACGAGGTCGAGTTCGCCACCAAGACCGTGCTGGCCAAGCAGATGCTCGGCCGGGCCCTCGACGCTGGTGTCCCGGCGTCGTGGGTGGCTGCGGACGAGGCCTACGGTCAGGACTACAAGTTCCGCTCCTGGTGCGAGAAGCGCCGGATCGGCTACGTCGTCGCCGTGCCCCGCAGTCAGTCGATCCCGCTCTCGCTCGAGGCTGACATCGCCGGGCTGGCCGGGTCACGACGCGCCGACGACCTGGTCGCTCGCGCGCCGGAGCAGGCGTGGAAGCGCCGCTCGGCGGGGGACGGGGCGAAGGGTGAGCGGCTCTACGACTGGGCCGTGGCCAGCCTGTCTCCGCCACCGGAGGCGCCCGCCGGGTGGGGGCGCTGGCTGCTGGTGCGCCGTCAGATCCTCACCGACACCCAGATCGCCGCCGGTGACGAGCCGGAGTTGGCCTACTACCTGTGCGCAGGCCCGCCCGGCACCAGTGACGACGACCTCATCCGGGTCGCCGGCGCCCGGTGGGCGATCGAGGAGTGCTTCCAGACCGCGAAGAACGAGGTCGGGCTCGACCAGTACCAGGTGCGGCGTTACGACGCCTGGTACCGCCACATCACCCTGGCCATGCTCGCCCACGCCTACCTCTCGGTCACCGCGGCGATCGCCCCAAAAGACCTGGCAGCGGGCTCATCCCGCTCACCCTCGCCGAGATCCGACGTCTCCTGGCATCTCTGA
- a CDS encoding cytochrome P450 encodes MPSSQVDLFSERARVDPYPIYDELRELGPVVRLTRHDLYALPRYEEVRAALTDWRTFSSARGVFVDPGINAQLEGITLCSDPPDHTTMRAVLGRPLRADRMREITPRIEAEARHIVEELVGRGRFDAATELAEHLPMAVVSELVGLPDRGRDKMLEWAAAIWNVQGPANERFVASTPSVEEFMAFATEEAVPGRLDPQGWAAHLYEAADRGEMPHDKCPVMMLDYVTPSLDTTILAITNLVRLFADNPDQWDLLRVDRSWIPHAINESLRLETPVPQFSRVLTEEHEIGGVVLPAGARVALLYGSANRDHRQYPDPTRFDITRCPSDHLAFGRGEHVCVGMHLARLEMGALLEQLADRVHRFEVVSSRPMINNGLRGLARLEVTVT; translated from the coding sequence ATCCCTTCCAGCCAGGTCGACCTGTTCTCCGAGCGGGCACGGGTCGATCCGTACCCGATCTACGACGAGTTGCGCGAACTCGGTCCGGTCGTCCGGCTCACGCGTCATGATCTCTACGCCCTGCCCCGTTACGAGGAGGTCCGGGCGGCTCTCACGGACTGGCGGACGTTCTCCTCGGCTCGCGGCGTGTTCGTCGATCCGGGTATCAACGCGCAGCTCGAGGGCATCACGCTGTGCAGCGATCCCCCGGATCACACCACGATGCGTGCGGTCCTCGGTCGCCCGTTGCGCGCGGACCGGATGCGTGAGATCACGCCGCGGATCGAGGCTGAGGCCCGGCATATCGTCGAGGAGCTCGTCGGGCGGGGCCGGTTCGACGCCGCCACCGAGCTCGCCGAACACCTGCCCATGGCAGTGGTGTCCGAGCTGGTCGGATTGCCCGACCGGGGCCGGGACAAGATGCTGGAGTGGGCGGCGGCGATCTGGAATGTCCAGGGCCCGGCGAACGAGCGCTTCGTCGCATCGACGCCGTCGGTCGAGGAGTTCATGGCCTTCGCCACCGAGGAAGCGGTGCCCGGTCGCCTGGACCCGCAGGGGTGGGCCGCGCACCTGTACGAGGCCGCCGACCGCGGCGAGATGCCGCACGACAAGTGTCCGGTGATGATGCTCGACTACGTCACCCCGAGCCTGGACACAACCATCCTGGCCATCACGAACCTGGTCCGGCTCTTCGCCGACAACCCGGACCAGTGGGACCTGCTGCGCGTGGACCGGTCGTGGATCCCCCACGCGATCAACGAGTCGCTGCGCCTGGAGACACCGGTCCCCCAGTTCTCCCGTGTCCTGACCGAGGAACACGAGATCGGCGGGGTCGTCCTCCCCGCGGGGGCGCGGGTCGCCCTGCTCTACGGCTCGGCGAACCGCGACCACCGGCAGTACCCCGACCCCACGCGCTTCGACATCACCCGATGCCCCTCGGACCACCTCGCGTTCGGCCGCGGTGAGCACGTCTGCGTGGGCATGCACCTCGCCCGGCTGGAGATGGGCGCACTGCTGGAGCAGCTGGCCGACCGGGTTCACCGGTTCGAGGTCGTGTCCTCCCGTCCGATGATCAACAACGGGCTGCGTGGCCTGGCACGTCTCGAGGTGACCGTCACGTGA
- a CDS encoding CPBP family intramembrane glutamic endopeptidase, which translates to MVGIAVSMSMVLVALPVGALLGVYPADFTGVSGFRQVLQDQTGTAPGSVGVIVAVQLALIPVAAFVGVLPALGEEIGWRGWLLPKLMPLGPVPAILVSGVIRGIWHAPVLLLGYNYPDAPGWLAVASMSVMCVLVGAVLGWLRLRSGSVWPAALGHSAFNATAGSYLMFAQAGATVDTTQATVLGWSGWIVPLGLVIVLVATGQFTLTRTTAERAPRSRVGPPPPAVRPPSSTSSLTDTVTFLSCPSDPARPATHRCSYTCCHTCVSPGSVGARHATRPERVRQEPSDREHRLRHPFQPGRPVLRAGTGRSVPDLRRVARTRSGRPAHAS; encoded by the coding sequence GTGGTCGGCATCGCCGTGTCCATGTCGATGGTCCTGGTCGCGCTCCCGGTGGGTGCGCTGCTCGGGGTGTACCCGGCCGACTTCACCGGCGTGTCCGGGTTCCGCCAGGTCCTGCAGGACCAGACCGGGACCGCCCCCGGATCGGTCGGCGTGATCGTCGCCGTGCAGCTGGCGTTGATCCCGGTGGCGGCGTTCGTCGGGGTGCTTCCCGCGCTGGGCGAGGAGATCGGCTGGCGGGGCTGGCTGCTGCCGAAGTTGATGCCGCTGGGGCCGGTTCCGGCGATCCTGGTCTCGGGTGTGATCCGGGGGATCTGGCACGCCCCGGTCCTGTTGCTCGGCTACAACTACCCGGACGCTCCGGGCTGGCTCGCCGTCGCGTCGATGTCGGTGATGTGCGTCCTGGTCGGTGCGGTCCTGGGCTGGCTACGGCTTCGGTCCGGGTCGGTGTGGCCCGCAGCGCTCGGGCATTCGGCGTTCAACGCCACCGCCGGGTCGTACCTGATGTTCGCCCAGGCCGGCGCGACCGTCGACACCACGCAGGCGACGGTCCTCGGCTGGAGTGGATGGATCGTGCCTCTCGGACTGGTCATCGTGCTCGTCGCCACCGGGCAGTTCACCCTCACCCGCACGACCGCCGAGCGAGCCCCCCGATCACGTGTCGGGCCGCCACCCCCGGCGGTCCGTCCACCATCATCCACCAGCTCGTTGACGGACACAGTCACCTTCTTGTCATGCCCGTCGGACCCGGCCAGGCCGGCAACGCACCGATGTTCGTACACCTGCTGTCATACCTGCGTGTCGCCCGGATCAGTCGGGGCCCGGCACGCAACCCGACCCGAGCGCGTCCGACAGGAGCCGAGCGACCGTGAGCACCGCCTCCGCCATCCCTTCCAGCCAGGTCGACCTGTTCTCCGAGCGGGCACGGGTCGATCCGTACCCGATCTACGACGAGTTGCGCGAACTCGGTCCGGTCGTCCGGCTCACGCGTCATGA
- a CDS encoding DedA family protein — protein MTGATSHRHQGGAPGPGHDAKPDDPTLVMPAVGTVGAPDLSEAATPPHGVPAAPSAPAKKRRFRWKKEHYTPEELEESREALRKVAPWDGPMRGGDWFLIIATVVIVLLNLASMPFRPLLIASYPVALAAVTGSLSAIGAGAAFARIGEADLWLVVTAGIFGMIKFDWLFWLAGRRWGAKIIELWAPGSAAKRFVARVRSAPRWVLPIAVVAAALPGVPAPAVFALAGMGRMRLLPFMVLNALGAGLIAGLVAWLGYSVGQHAVDVVLAVDKYALWITLGLVAVVSVQAGMKAQKEQQAKKEQQAAAQDQA, from the coding sequence ATGACGGGCGCGACCAGCCACAGGCACCAGGGCGGGGCCCCCGGCCCGGGCCATGACGCGAAGCCGGACGACCCGACACTCGTCATGCCCGCGGTGGGCACGGTGGGTGCGCCCGACCTCTCCGAGGCGGCCACCCCGCCGCACGGCGTCCCGGCTGCGCCATCGGCCCCGGCGAAGAAGCGCCGGTTCCGCTGGAAGAAGGAGCACTACACACCCGAGGAGCTCGAGGAGTCGCGCGAAGCCCTGCGCAAGGTCGCCCCGTGGGACGGGCCGATGCGGGGCGGCGACTGGTTCCTGATCATCGCGACCGTCGTGATCGTGCTGCTGAACCTGGCGTCGATGCCGTTCCGACCGCTGCTCATCGCGTCGTACCCGGTCGCCCTGGCCGCGGTCACCGGCAGCCTGTCCGCGATCGGCGCCGGGGCCGCGTTCGCCCGGATCGGCGAGGCCGACCTCTGGCTGGTGGTCACGGCCGGGATCTTCGGAATGATCAAGTTCGACTGGCTGTTCTGGCTGGCCGGACGCCGCTGGGGCGCGAAGATCATCGAGCTATGGGCGCCGGGATCGGCGGCCAAGCGGTTCGTGGCACGGGTACGTTCCGCCCCCCGCTGGGTCCTGCCGATCGCTGTCGTCGCGGCGGCACTGCCGGGCGTCCCAGCCCCCGCGGTCTTCGCACTGGCCGGCATGGGCCGGATGCGGTTGCTGCCGTTCATGGTGCTCAACGCCCTCGGTGCAGGGCTCATCGCCGGACTGGTGGCCTGGCTCGGCTACAGCGTCGGGCAGCACGCCGTCGACGTCGTCCTCGCGGTCGACAAGTACGCACTGTGGATCACCCTCGGCCTCGTCGCGGTGGTCTCGGTGCAGGCCGGCATGAAGGCCCAGAAGGAGCAGCAGGCCAAGAAGGAGCAGCAGGCCGCCGCGCAGGACCAGGCCTGA
- a CDS encoding alpha/beta hydrolase, whose amino-acid sequence MLSSRPAPSWVAAAALPLLLVVGACAPAAPASPAAAPPPPDLARFYDQELRFGSCDGYATTAADEAVFASRPDVECTRLEVPLDYADPGGPTGRVAMLRVPARGESQGSLLVNSGGPGGAGMGFAVSTAAALATSAVTESFDIVGFDPRGVGATAPAVECFTPGQYREGDTTTEFIFSAGTWTPDDARRLTEQCAERSGGEGVLASVGTRDTVRDMDVLRAALGRERLDFLGQSYGTRMGALYAETFPQNVRTMVLDGAVDPRAGNERRLAQYTGFQQSFDRMAADCATSPDCPLGTDPARATERFQQIVRPLLDHPVPYGDGRQFTYTDTVNATIAALYSPASWPAIPRGLTELQDGDPSRLVRLIELFAGREPDGRGANLTSANLAITCMDEQRMTPEQTADLRARIYAMAPFADPGRGTDGALDACTAWPTAPKATYPLPERIEGLAPTLTISLTRDPTTPYDGAVRMSEMLDGSLLTVDGDGHTIAASGTNPCVNQVVADYLQTGRPPADDVRCAT is encoded by the coding sequence ATGCTCTCCTCCCGTCCGGCACCGTCCTGGGTGGCGGCCGCGGCCCTGCCGCTGCTCCTCGTTGTGGGCGCGTGCGCACCGGCCGCGCCGGCTTCCCCGGCCGCGGCACCGCCGCCTCCCGACCTCGCCCGGTTCTACGACCAGGAGCTCAGGTTCGGTTCCTGTGACGGCTATGCGACCACTGCGGCCGACGAGGCGGTCTTCGCCTCTCGCCCCGATGTGGAGTGCACACGCCTGGAGGTACCGCTGGACTACGCCGACCCCGGGGGCCCGACCGGCCGGGTCGCCATGCTGCGTGTCCCCGCACGGGGTGAGTCGCAGGGCTCGTTGCTCGTGAACTCGGGCGGCCCGGGCGGCGCCGGCATGGGGTTCGCCGTGAGCACGGCCGCCGCACTCGCGACGAGTGCGGTGACCGAGAGCTTCGACATCGTTGGATTCGATCCGCGGGGGGTTGGCGCCACCGCCCCCGCAGTCGAGTGCTTCACGCCGGGGCAGTACCGCGAGGGCGACACCACGACCGAGTTCATCTTCTCCGCGGGCACCTGGACCCCGGACGACGCGCGCCGGCTCACCGAGCAGTGCGCCGAACGGTCCGGCGGGGAGGGAGTGCTGGCGAGCGTCGGCACCCGGGACACGGTCCGGGACATGGACGTGCTGCGAGCCGCGCTCGGCCGGGAACGGCTCGACTTCCTCGGCCAGAGCTACGGCACCAGGATGGGTGCGCTGTATGCCGAGACGTTCCCGCAGAACGTGCGCACCATGGTGCTCGACGGCGCCGTCGATCCCCGCGCCGGCAACGAGCGTCGTCTGGCCCAGTACACCGGATTCCAGCAGTCCTTCGACCGCATGGCCGCGGACTGCGCCACGAGCCCCGACTGCCCGCTCGGCACGGATCCCGCGCGGGCGACCGAACGGTTCCAGCAGATCGTCCGCCCCCTGCTCGACCACCCGGTGCCCTACGGGGACGGCCGACAGTTCACCTACACCGACACGGTGAACGCCACGATCGCCGCGCTCTACTCGCCCGCATCGTGGCCGGCGATCCCGCGCGGGCTCACCGAGCTACAGGACGGCGATCCCAGCCGGCTCGTACGGCTGATCGAGCTCTTCGCCGGACGCGAACCGGACGGCCGAGGCGCGAACCTGACCAGCGCAAATCTGGCGATCACCTGTATGGACGAGCAGCGCATGACCCCGGAGCAGACCGCGGACCTCCGGGCCCGCATCTACGCGATGGCCCCGTTCGCCGATCCGGGCCGAGGCACGGACGGCGCGCTGGACGCCTGCACGGCCTGGCCCACTGCGCCGAAGGCGACCTACCCGCTGCCGGAACGCATCGAGGGACTGGCACCGACGCTGACCATCTCACTGACCCGAGACCCCACCACCCCCTACGACGGGGCCGTCCGGATGTCCGAGATGCTCGACGGCAGCCTGCTCACCGTCGACGGTGACGGGCACACCATCGCCGCCTCCGGCACGAACCCATGCGTGAACCAGGTCGTCGCCGACTACCTGCAGACCGGCAGGCCCCCGGCCGACGATGTCCGCTGCGCGACCTGA
- a CDS encoding DUF6506 family protein yields MSTSTVCWAYLFEHPGADPARDRLVLDSGGQRSLIVAVASTADAPAVAAGLVRDEHVTLIELCGGFGSGDVAAVAAAVGEHAAVGHVVFGVDQIPAAAAYATAATAALSAAASTPDAASTPAPGRR; encoded by the coding sequence ATGAGCACCTCGACGGTCTGTTGGGCCTACCTGTTCGAGCACCCCGGCGCCGATCCCGCGCGTGACCGCCTCGTCCTCGACTCCGGGGGGCAGCGCTCGCTGATCGTCGCCGTCGCCTCGACGGCGGACGCCCCCGCCGTCGCCGCCGGCCTCGTTCGCGACGAACACGTCACGCTGATCGAGCTGTGCGGCGGCTTCGGCAGCGGTGACGTGGCCGCGGTCGCCGCCGCCGTCGGCGAGCACGCGGCCGTCGGGCACGTCGTGTTCGGGGTGGACCAGATCCCGGCTGCCGCGGCCTATGCGACGGCGGCCACCGCGGCGCTGTCGGCCGCGGCGTCCACACCCGACGCGGCGTCCACACCGGCACCCGGTCGCCGATAG
- a CDS encoding glycosyltransferase family 39 protein, whose amino-acid sequence MPRSWLDEDLMLAIGRHHLDIGAVDQPPLTPLLARLADTLDPGSQLVLAVPAVLATAAAVVLTALVARELGGDARAQSLAALGQATSIAAAQFGHWLTPYTLEPALWTALLWLLLRRQRTGDDRLLLAAGLVAGVAAQTRFQVFALGAALVVAVLAVGPRDLLRCRATWAGAGIALLVAAPTLVWQAARGWPQLGMATAVAQENTAIYGHPIVVAAHGLAVTGPLTLGLAVYGLLALLRDPQWRPLRFLAVAYLLLFIAVLVSAGRHYYLTPIYPVLGAVGAVALQRRRERHGPRRAWPVVTAGAVLATAGAASSVLLASPAFAAPLATTTAATWSALPDENRARTALVAVPYVHAALLDAAPPDLDLPAVHGTNRAYGWFPPPPETSDAMLLVGSPDRFRPYFTSARPLQTVTASTPLGTYGGLVEENATIWLLEDRTVTWQQMWSELRDLSVIGR is encoded by the coding sequence GTGCCGCGTAGCTGGCTCGACGAGGACCTGATGCTGGCCATCGGCCGCCACCACCTCGACATCGGTGCGGTGGACCAGCCACCGCTGACACCGTTGCTCGCCCGCCTCGCCGACACCCTCGACCCGGGATCACAACTGGTCCTGGCCGTGCCCGCCGTACTCGCCACCGCCGCCGCCGTCGTGCTCACGGCGCTGGTCGCGCGCGAGCTCGGCGGCGACGCCCGCGCGCAGTCCCTCGCCGCGCTGGGTCAGGCCACCTCGATCGCCGCCGCCCAGTTCGGGCACTGGCTGACCCCCTACACACTCGAACCCGCACTGTGGACCGCGTTGCTGTGGCTGCTCCTGCGCCGCCAACGCACTGGGGACGACCGGCTCCTGCTCGCCGCCGGGCTGGTCGCTGGTGTCGCCGCGCAGACCCGGTTCCAGGTCTTCGCACTCGGCGCGGCCCTGGTCGTCGCCGTGCTGGCCGTCGGACCCCGGGACCTGCTGAGGTGCCGGGCCACGTGGGCCGGCGCCGGGATCGCGCTGCTGGTCGCCGCACCCACGCTGGTCTGGCAGGCCGCGCGCGGCTGGCCGCAGCTGGGCATGGCGACCGCGGTCGCCCAGGAGAACACCGCCATCTACGGGCACCCGATCGTCGTCGCCGCACACGGGCTGGCCGTGACCGGACCGCTCACCCTCGGGCTGGCGGTGTACGGGCTGCTCGCGCTGCTGCGCGACCCGCAGTGGCGGCCGCTGCGCTTCCTGGCAGTGGCCTACCTGCTGTTGTTCATCGCGGTCCTGGTCTCCGCGGGCCGGCACTACTACCTGACACCGATCTACCCGGTCCTCGGCGCCGTCGGTGCCGTCGCGCTCCAGCGACGCCGGGAGCGCCACGGGCCACGCCGCGCCTGGCCGGTGGTCACCGCCGGCGCAGTGCTGGCCACGGCCGGCGCCGCGTCGTCGGTGCTGCTCGCCTCCCCGGCCTTCGCCGCCCCGCTGGCCACCACCACCGCAGCCACCTGGTCCGCGTTACCCGACGAGAACCGCGCGCGCACCGCACTCGTGGCGGTTCCCTACGTCCACGCTGCGCTCCTCGACGCCGCCCCACCCGACCTCGACCTGCCGGCGGTCCACGGAACCAACAGGGCATACGGCTGGTTCCCGCCCCCGCCGGAGACGTCCGACGCGATGCTGCTCGTCGGCAGTCCCGACCGCTTCCGCCCCTACTTCACCTCCGCCCGCCCACTGCAGACAGTGACGGCGTCGACCCCGTTGGGAACCTACGGGGGCCTGGTGGAGGAGAACGCGACCATCTGGCTGCTCGAGGACCGGACGGTCACCTGGCAACAGATGTGGTCCGAGCTCAGAGACCTCTCAGTCATCGGCCGGTGA
- a CDS encoding DUF3887 domain-containing protein, giving the protein MKENLTTVAGELRSRIDALLAARVLTADGDRAASIARALEVRSAAEDIVRVVVHEARETGATWQSIGDALGVTRQAAFQRYGRPLDPRTGEPMNTDPLPEAADLAVTTVEDLATGRFSQVVGRFDTTMREGLSEESLAAAWSQILGLSGTYETHGVPEIARAGDVTVTDTQLCMEAGDYTARISYRDDRSIAGLFILPKDTP; this is encoded by the coding sequence GTGAAGGAGAACCTGACGACAGTCGCGGGCGAGCTTCGATCTCGCATCGACGCCCTGCTGGCGGCCCGCGTCCTGACCGCGGACGGCGACCGGGCCGCCTCCATCGCCCGTGCCCTCGAGGTCCGGTCCGCCGCCGAGGACATCGTGCGGGTCGTCGTCCACGAGGCCCGAGAGACGGGCGCGACGTGGCAGAGCATCGGCGACGCACTCGGCGTGACCCGGCAGGCGGCCTTCCAGCGCTACGGCAGACCGCTCGACCCCAGGACAGGAGAACCCATGAACACCGATCCACTCCCCGAGGCCGCCGACCTGGCCGTCACGACGGTCGAGGACCTCGCCACCGGACGCTTCTCACAGGTCGTCGGCCGTTTTGACACGACGATGCGCGAGGGTCTGTCCGAGGAGTCACTCGCCGCGGCGTGGTCGCAGATCCTCGGACTGTCGGGCACGTACGAGACGCACGGCGTGCCCGAGATCGCCCGCGCGGGCGACGTGACCGTCACCGACACCCAACTCTGCATGGAGGCGGGCGACTACACCGCCCGGATCAGCTACCGCGACGACCGCAGCATCGCCGGGCTGTTCATCCTCCCGAAGGACACCCCATGA
- a CDS encoding MerR family transcriptional regulator produces the protein MVWSIREVAAMCGVSPRAVRHYNAIGLLDPPTRMPNGHKRYDGGHLTRLLQIRRLAGLGFSLARIADLDGPGDGSVAAVRALDAELADTIARLRRAREDLREMMRDGTPPELTPEFASPPVTQGMSSADRSFVVVMSRVLGPGPRRAYADFVRDPPSAPAIGSFDDLPSDADEQARREVTDVMVPYVRSLHAARPELAAMHAGSPYGATFARRSIEAAKTELYNPAQVDVMCRIRWVTAGRG, from the coding sequence GTGGTGTGGAGCATCCGCGAGGTCGCTGCTATGTGCGGGGTCAGTCCGCGCGCGGTGCGGCACTACAACGCAATCGGTCTGTTGGACCCGCCGACCCGCATGCCCAACGGCCACAAGCGCTACGACGGAGGGCATCTGACGCGCTTGCTGCAGATCCGACGCCTGGCCGGGCTCGGCTTCTCGTTGGCTCGGATCGCCGACCTCGACGGCCCCGGCGACGGGTCGGTCGCGGCCGTCCGCGCGCTCGACGCCGAGCTGGCCGACACCATCGCTCGGCTCCGCCGGGCCCGCGAGGATCTGCGGGAGATGATGCGTGACGGCACGCCGCCCGAGCTGACGCCCGAGTTCGCCTCCCCGCCGGTCACACAAGGGATGAGCAGCGCCGACCGCTCGTTCGTGGTGGTCATGTCCCGGGTGCTGGGACCGGGCCCCCGCCGGGCCTACGCCGACTTCGTGCGGGACCCGCCATCGGCTCCGGCCATTGGGTCGTTCGACGACTTGCCCTCCGACGCGGACGAACAGGCCCGGCGTGAGGTCACCGACGTGATGGTGCCCTACGTGCGAAGCCTGCACGCCGCCCGGCCGGAGCTGGCGGCGATGCACGCCGGTTCGCCGTACGGGGCGACATTCGCGCGCCGGTCGATCGAGGCGGCGAAGACCGAGCTCTACAACCCCGCCCAGGTCGATGTCATGTGCCGTATCCGATGGGTGACGGCGGGCCGCGGCTGA